In Thermodesulfobacteriota bacterium, one genomic interval encodes:
- a CDS encoding aminodeoxychorismate/anthranilate synthase component II, translating to MVSPKLLMIDNYDSFTYNLVQLFLGFDLDITVRRNDRVTIEEIELMQPDYLVISPGPKAPQQAGLSVDIIRAFCGRMPILGVCLGMQCINEAFGGRTVRAPLPVHGKTDAVFHDGGPIFAGIPSPFTAARYHSLAVEPDSNRLAVSAETADHVAMAIHHPDYPLFGVQFHPESFLTEHGARLAENFLAAG from the coding sequence ATGGTGTCCCCAAAACTATTGATGATCGACAACTACGATTCCTTCACCTACAACCTGGTCCAGTTGTTCCTGGGATTTGATCTGGACATAACGGTGCGGCGGAACGACCGCGTCACCATTGAAGAAATCGAACTGATGCAACCGGATTACCTGGTTATCAGTCCGGGACCAAAGGCGCCGCAACAGGCCGGCCTGTCCGTTGACATCATCCGCGCCTTTTGCGGCCGGATGCCGATCCTGGGCGTCTGCCTGGGCATGCAGTGCATCAACGAAGCCTTCGGCGGCCGCACGGTCCGGGCGCCCCTGCCGGTCCACGGCAAGACCGACGCCGTCTTCCATGACGGCGGCCCTATTTTCGCCGGCATCCCCTCGCCCTTTACCGCGGCCCGCTATCATTCCCTGGCCGTGGAGCCGGACAGCAACCGGCTGGCCGTGTCCGCGGAAACCGCCGACCATGTCGCCATGGCGATCCATCATCCGGATTATCCCCTGTTCGGGGTCCAGTTTCACCCGGAGAGTTTTCTCACGGAACACGGCGCACGCCTGGCGGAAAACTTTCTGGCCGCGGGATAA